One part of the Bradyrhizobium sp. CB1650 genome encodes these proteins:
- a CDS encoding GntR family transcriptional regulator has protein sequence MELSSDSHVPKYAQIADIFRQRIARGIWTKGFRLPANEDLAAEFGVSRVTIRQAVDLLSRDGVIEAQQGRGTFVTGTVRQDRWLKVETTLSDLADMYRDTSPEIINISESRSDAPLFPEDGKPAEKYVFMRRLHSREKQPYCVISIYLDEKIFRRYPKRFRNETVIPILNDLKDPAIASARQTLTIGTADIEAARLLRVPLNSPVAEVRRVFTTKDRTVIYLGEVTYRGDFVRIDMDLRP, from the coding sequence ATGGAATTGAGTTCCGACAGTCACGTCCCAAAATATGCGCAGATTGCCGATATCTTCCGGCAGCGGATTGCACGTGGCATCTGGACCAAGGGCTTTCGCCTGCCGGCCAATGAGGATCTTGCGGCCGAGTTTGGCGTCTCGCGCGTCACGATCAGGCAGGCCGTCGATCTGCTCTCGCGCGACGGAGTCATCGAGGCTCAGCAGGGGCGCGGCACGTTCGTGACCGGGACCGTGCGGCAGGACCGGTGGCTCAAGGTCGAGACGACCCTCTCCGATCTCGCGGACATGTACCGCGACACCTCGCCGGAGATCATCAATATCTCGGAGAGCCGCAGCGACGCGCCGCTGTTCCCGGAAGACGGCAAGCCCGCCGAGAAATACGTCTTCATGCGCCGTCTTCATTCGCGCGAGAAGCAGCCCTATTGCGTCATTTCCATCTACCTCGATGAGAAGATCTTCCGCAGATATCCGAAGCGCTTTCGCAACGAGACCGTGATCCCGATCCTCAACGACCTCAAGGATCCGGCGATCGCAAGCGCACGCCAGACGCTCACGATCGGCACTGCGGATATCGAGGCGGCGCGGCTGCTCCGCGTTCCCCTGAACTCGCCGGTTGCCGAAGTCCGCCGGGTTTTCACCACCAAGGACCGCACCGTCATCTATCTCGGTGAAGTCACCTATCGGGGCGACTTCGTGCGGATCGACATGGATCTTCGTCCATAA
- a CDS encoding chloride channel protein — protein MEAAPNVPKPAPAPGIYLLPVALRNFVRNRETGLVLVAIVVGLLSGVLVATISSLSQVSHALLFDIPFDAHLSATGVISWQRTLLIPILGSLILALVGLYFARRVKGQQLADAIEANALYGGRVSFRGSLLISIQTLLSNGFGGSVGLEAGYTQICSMFGSHVGQRLAARRNDMRLLVACGAAGAISAAFSAPLAGAFYAFEVVLGAYTSAGLVPVIASAVTAWLVARQLTHQSFLMVPGFPSPVSVEMIGQTLLIGIICAFVSILVMLAVAFSERCFQRLTLFKGFMRPILGGFLLGGLALLTPTVLGAGHGAMQILLVSNSTWLLLTTTIVFKILASAISLGSGFRGGLFFASLLLGALIGQLYSIVLSGPLPTLALQPGTAAIAALAALGTGVLGAPFSMVCLALEITGDFSVTVGAVVASSVCALIVRELFGYSFATWRFHLRGEVIRGPQDIGWVRQMSAASLMRTDFENALATMPIGEAQKLFSPAQVRQVVLRDPNGMYAGIVAAATLHSIANQDDVPIGSLAQQQDECLLPTTSVREILKAFERSEADVLAVVDRADHRAAIGTLSESHVLRTYGEELERRNQELFSR, from the coding sequence ATGGAGGCGGCGCCCAATGTCCCGAAGCCGGCCCCTGCTCCCGGCATCTATCTGCTGCCGGTGGCATTGCGCAATTTCGTGCGCAACCGGGAGACCGGCCTCGTCTTGGTCGCCATCGTGGTCGGATTGCTCAGCGGCGTCCTTGTCGCCACCATCTCGAGTCTCAGCCAGGTTTCTCACGCACTTCTGTTCGATATTCCCTTCGACGCACATCTCAGCGCCACCGGCGTGATTTCCTGGCAGCGTACCCTGTTGATCCCGATACTCGGCAGCCTGATCCTGGCGCTGGTCGGGCTCTACTTCGCCCGGCGGGTCAAGGGACAGCAACTCGCCGATGCCATCGAGGCCAACGCGCTCTACGGCGGCCGGGTATCTTTTCGAGGCAGCCTCCTGATCTCGATCCAGACCTTGCTGTCCAACGGGTTCGGCGGATCGGTCGGACTGGAAGCCGGCTACACGCAGATCTGCTCGATGTTCGGATCGCATGTCGGCCAACGACTGGCCGCCCGGCGCAACGACATGCGGCTGCTGGTTGCCTGCGGCGCTGCGGGCGCTATCAGCGCGGCGTTTTCCGCGCCGTTGGCCGGCGCCTTCTATGCCTTTGAGGTCGTGCTGGGAGCTTACACATCCGCCGGACTCGTGCCCGTGATTGCAAGCGCCGTCACCGCGTGGCTGGTGGCACGGCAATTGACGCATCAATCGTTCCTGATGGTGCCCGGTTTTCCCTCTCCGGTGTCCGTCGAGATGATCGGGCAGACCTTGCTGATCGGGATCATCTGCGCGTTCGTCAGCATCCTTGTCATGCTGGCGGTCGCATTCTCTGAACGCTGCTTTCAGCGCCTCACATTGTTCAAAGGCTTCATGCGGCCGATCCTTGGAGGTTTCCTCCTGGGCGGCCTTGCCCTGCTGACACCGACCGTGCTGGGCGCCGGCCACGGCGCGATGCAGATCCTGCTCGTCAGCAATTCCACCTGGCTCCTGCTTACGACGACCATCGTGTTCAAGATATTGGCGTCTGCGATCTCGCTGGGTTCCGGCTTTCGCGGCGGGCTTTTCTTCGCTTCGCTGCTGCTCGGCGCGCTGATCGGGCAGCTCTACAGCATCGTGCTGAGCGGGCCTCTTCCGACGCTCGCGCTCCAGCCCGGCACGGCCGCGATCGCGGCTCTCGCGGCGCTCGGGACCGGCGTGCTCGGGGCACCGTTCAGCATGGTCTGCCTCGCGCTCGAGATCACGGGCGATTTCTCGGTGACCGTCGGGGCCGTGGTCGCATCATCGGTCTGCGCACTGATCGTGCGCGAACTGTTCGGCTACAGCTTCGCCACATGGCGCTTCCATCTGCGCGGTGAGGTGATACGCGGTCCGCAGGACATCGGCTGGGTCCGTCAGATGAGCGCGGCGTCCCTGATGCGCACCGACTTCGAGAACGCCCTTGCGACGATGCCGATTGGTGAGGCCCAGAAGCTGTTTTCGCCGGCACAGGTCCGTCAGGTCGTGCTGCGCGATCCCAACGGCATGTATGCCGGCATCGTCGCGGCGGCGACGCTGCATTCCATCGCCAACCAGGACGATGTACCGATCGGATCGCTCGCGCAGCAGCAGGATGAATGCCTGCTCCCAACCACGTCGGTTCGCGAGATCCTGAAAGCCTTCGAGCGCAGCGAAGCGGACGTGCTTGCAGTCGTCGACCGCGCCGACCATCGTGCCGCGATCGGCACTTTGAGCGAATCCCATGTGCTGCGCACCTATGGGGAAGAGCTCGAACGCCGAAACCAGGAACTGTTTTCCCGGTGA
- a CDS encoding formylglycine-generating enzyme family protein, translating to MTKDRSHCCTQSRAGRTPASVGDAQRAIVPSSEAIARRWSSLIGGTFLMGSTDKRFVEDGEGPVRPVTLSPFAIACYTVSNVQFGDFVRATGYTTEAERYGWSFVFDGLLPEETRMTYASRVREVPWWVPVPHAYWAQPEGPSSSILDRLDHPAVHISWNDAQAYCKWSGTRLPTEAEWEMAARGGLDQATFPWGGELQPGGEHRCNIWQGSFPDRNTMDDGYFGTAPVHAFGPNGFGLHNVAGNVWEWCEDYFSPSYHRLTTSRDPLNREPAPNRSMRGGSFLCHESYCNRYRVAARSSNTPDSASSNIGFRVVRAEPVRDAA from the coding sequence ATGACGAAGGATCGTTCTCATTGCTGCACCCAGAGCCGCGCCGGCAGGACGCCGGCGTCGGTCGGTGATGCGCAGCGCGCGATCGTCCCGAGTTCGGAAGCGATCGCTCGCCGCTGGAGTTCCCTGATCGGCGGGACCTTTCTCATGGGATCGACCGACAAGCGCTTTGTCGAAGACGGCGAAGGCCCGGTGCGGCCGGTGACCCTGTCGCCCTTCGCCATCGCTTGCTACACCGTGAGCAATGTACAGTTCGGCGACTTTGTCCGGGCCACGGGCTATACAACGGAGGCCGAACGCTATGGCTGGAGCTTTGTCTTTGATGGGCTCTTGCCGGAAGAGACACGAATGACGTACGCGAGCCGCGTCCGCGAGGTCCCCTGGTGGGTCCCGGTGCCGCACGCCTATTGGGCCCAACCGGAGGGCCCTTCGAGCAGCATCCTCGATAGGCTCGATCACCCGGCCGTCCACATCTCCTGGAATGACGCACAGGCCTATTGCAAATGGTCGGGCACGCGGCTGCCGACCGAGGCCGAATGGGAAATGGCCGCGCGCGGGGGATTGGACCAGGCGACGTTTCCCTGGGGCGGCGAACTCCAGCCCGGCGGAGAGCATCGCTGCAATATCTGGCAGGGCAGCTTTCCCGACCGCAATACGATGGACGACGGCTATTTCGGAACGGCGCCCGTCCACGCGTTCGGGCCGAACGGATTTGGCCTGCACAATGTCGCCGGAAATGTCTGGGAATGGTGTGAGGACTACTTCTCTCCGAGCTATCATCGCCTCACCACGTCACGGGATCCCTTGAACCGCGAACCTGCTCCGAACCGCTCGATGCGCGGCGGATCTTTTCTCTGCCACGAGTCCTACTGCAATCGCTACCGCGTCGCGGCGCGAAGCTCCAACACGCCCGACAGCGCGTCGAGCAACATTGGGTTTCGGGTCGTGCGCGCAGAACCGGTGCGGGACGCGGCATAG
- a CDS encoding arylsulfatase → MPNGAKTSDSPNILLILNDDMGFSDIGCYGGEIQTPNLDRLAANGLRYSQFYNTARCSPSRASLLTGLHPHQTGIGILTYSNGPEGYAGNLNKSCVTIAEVLKQKNYTTYLSGKWHIASSLTEPTDAWPLQRGFDHFYGTIIGAGSFYNPNTLTRGNDNIEHEAENDPSFFYTDAISDQAAAFIRQHKTEKPNAPFFQYVAYTAPHWPLHAHDEDIAKYKGRFDAGWDKLREERLKRLVDDGIIHPNWRLTDRDPTQPPWTEAEQREWTLRCMEVYAAQIDRMDQGIGRILAALEETGQMDNTLIIFLSDNGACAEDIPEGVTARELVDQLMIAKARTRTGKPVRFGNDPSLMPGGEDTYQSYGTAWANLSNTPFRLYKHWIHEGGIATPFIVHWPRGISEKGGLRHNPSQLTDVMATILDVTGATYPKEYNGNPILPCEGESLVPSFASAYGGRGPLFWEHEGNAAVRVGKWKLVRKYPGPWELYDMETDRTEMHDLAAEHPERVREMSAQYQQWANRCGVIPREKILELMKAEGGTAFWEEEKQK, encoded by the coding sequence ATGCCGAATGGCGCGAAAACCTCCGACAGCCCCAACATCCTGCTCATCCTCAACGACGACATGGGATTTTCGGACATCGGCTGTTACGGCGGCGAGATCCAGACGCCAAATCTCGACCGTCTCGCGGCCAACGGGCTGCGCTACTCCCAATTCTACAACACCGCACGGTGCAGCCCCTCCCGCGCCTCGCTGTTGACCGGCCTGCATCCGCATCAGACCGGCATCGGCATCCTGACCTACAGCAACGGCCCGGAGGGCTACGCGGGCAATCTGAACAAGAGCTGCGTGACCATCGCCGAGGTCCTGAAGCAGAAGAACTACACGACCTATCTCAGCGGAAAATGGCACATCGCTAGCAGCCTGACCGAGCCGACCGATGCCTGGCCGCTGCAGCGCGGCTTCGACCATTTCTACGGCACCATCATCGGCGCCGGCAGCTTCTATAACCCGAACACGCTCACCCGCGGCAACGACAATATCGAGCACGAGGCCGAGAACGATCCTTCGTTTTTCTACACCGATGCGATCAGCGATCAAGCGGCCGCGTTCATTCGTCAGCACAAGACGGAAAAGCCCAACGCGCCGTTCTTCCAGTATGTCGCCTATACCGCGCCACATTGGCCGCTTCATGCCCATGACGAAGACATCGCCAAGTACAAGGGCCGCTTCGACGCGGGCTGGGACAAGCTGCGCGAAGAGCGTCTCAAGAGGCTCGTCGACGACGGCATCATTCATCCGAACTGGCGACTGACCGATCGCGATCCGACCCAGCCGCCGTGGACCGAAGCGGAGCAGCGCGAATGGACGCTGCGTTGCATGGAGGTCTATGCGGCCCAGATCGATCGCATGGACCAGGGTATCGGGCGCATCCTCGCAGCGCTCGAGGAGACCGGCCAGATGGACAACACGCTGATCATCTTCCTGTCCGACAACGGCGCCTGCGCCGAGGACATTCCGGAGGGTGTGACAGCGCGCGAGCTGGTCGATCAGCTCATGATCGCGAAGGCAAGGACCCGCACCGGCAAGCCGGTTCGCTTCGGCAACGATCCGTCCCTGATGCCGGGCGGCGAAGATACCTATCAGAGCTACGGCACGGCGTGGGCTAACCTCTCCAACACGCCATTCCGTCTCTACAAGCACTGGATCCACGAGGGCGGCATCGCCACGCCGTTCATCGTGCACTGGCCACGCGGCATTTCCGAGAAGGGTGGCCTGCGGCACAACCCCAGCCAGCTCACCGACGTGATGGCGACCATTCTCGATGTCACGGGCGCCACTTATCCGAAGGAATATAACGGCAATCCCATCCTGCCCTGCGAGGGCGAGAGCCTCGTGCCGTCGTTCGCGTCGGCCTATGGCGGTCGCGGGCCTCTGTTCTGGGAGCACGAAGGCAATGCGGCCGTGCGTGTCGGCAAGTGGAAACTGGTCAGAAAATATCCGGGCCCGTGGGAGCTTTACGACATGGAAACCGACCGCACCGAGATGCACGACCTTGCCGCCGAGCACCCGGAGCGCGTGCGCGAGATGTCGGCGCAGTATCAGCAGTGGGCCAACCGCTGTGGCGTGATCCCGCGCGAGAAGATTCTGGAACTGATGAAGGCGGAAGGTGGCACGGCCTTCTGGGAAGAAGAGAAGCAAAAATAG
- a CDS encoding GntR family transcriptional regulator, translated as MSVDTRKKTSAAAVEVVAEGSIPLHIQIREAIRRQVREGKLIDKTGRLMTEAELGRHFGVSRITIRNAIAPLVDEGMFARSRGRGTFLRSNQPENWVGRLMGFSETIRDAGYQAGAKILQQGMTNRHDTAVREQLRERAVWQLRRLRLADDTPIAIEHAFYPPDIGLELEKRDLISIIMYRVFEDELGLTIKDAQQTISADLADADSAKLLGVKVGSPLLSIERVTFGKDGRALELLRAVYLPKYFRLSISLTRRHS; from the coding sequence ATGTCCGTTGATACGCGCAAAAAGACGTCAGCGGCCGCCGTCGAGGTGGTCGCAGAGGGATCAATTCCCCTGCACATCCAGATCCGCGAGGCCATTCGCCGGCAGGTCCGGGAGGGCAAGCTGATCGACAAGACCGGCCGCCTGATGACCGAAGCCGAGCTCGGCCGTCATTTCGGGGTCAGCCGCATCACGATTCGCAATGCCATTGCGCCGCTGGTCGACGAGGGCATGTTCGCCCGCTCCCGCGGCCGCGGCACCTTCCTGCGCTCGAACCAGCCGGAAAACTGGGTTGGCCGCCTGATGGGGTTTTCGGAAACCATCCGGGATGCGGGCTACCAGGCCGGCGCGAAAATCCTGCAGCAGGGCATGACCAATCGCCACGACACCGCCGTTCGCGAGCAACTGCGCGAACGGGCCGTCTGGCAGCTTCGCCGGCTACGCCTCGCAGACGATACGCCGATTGCCATCGAGCACGCGTTCTATCCGCCGGACATCGGTCTCGAGCTCGAGAAGCGCGATCTGATCTCGATCATCATGTACCGCGTCTTCGAGGACGAGCTTGGCCTCACCATCAAGGACGCGCAGCAGACCATCAGTGCCGATCTCGCCGACGCGGACAGCGCCAAGCTGCTCGGCGTAAAGGTCGGCTCCCCCCTGCTCTCGATCGAACGCGTGACGTTCGGCAAGGACGGCCGGGCACTGGAGCTCCTGCGCGCGGTCTATCTGCCCAAATATTTCCGCCTCAGCATCAGCCTGACGCGACGCCATTCCTGA
- a CDS encoding ABC transporter ATP-binding protein, whose amino-acid sequence MSGRGRVSFRNIVKMHGEFAALKGVNFDIKPGEFFALLGPSGSGKSTTLRILAGLDAPTAGRVLIDDKDVTSTDARDRDIAMVFQSYALYPHMTVAQNIAFPLEMANLPKAEIAPAVQDAARKVKIDHLLDRKPGQLSGGQQQRCALARAIVRKARLFLLDEPLSNLDAKLRLETRAELKKLQRSLGVTAVYVTHDQEEAMTLADRMAVFMAGEIQQVGTPAEVFARPNSIDIAGFIGNPPMNLVPARYVDGDVIIAGHRLKTMTTTAGEREVVVGLRPGALRMADGGLGARVDLIEDLGDTAVLDLDCAGTMIRMRVSDGNVPGEGDTISIAAKPQDIHLFDPTTRMRL is encoded by the coding sequence ATGAGCGGCCGCGGTCGGGTCAGTTTTCGCAACATCGTCAAGATGCACGGCGAGTTTGCCGCGCTCAAGGGCGTGAACTTCGACATCAAGCCGGGCGAATTCTTCGCGCTGCTCGGTCCCTCGGGCTCCGGCAAGAGCACCACGCTGCGCATCCTTGCGGGCCTCGACGCGCCGACCGCGGGCCGGGTTCTCATCGACGACAAGGATGTAACCTCGACCGACGCCCGCGACCGCGACATCGCCATGGTGTTTCAGAGCTACGCGCTCTACCCGCACATGACCGTCGCCCAGAACATCGCCTTTCCGCTGGAGATGGCCAACCTGCCGAAGGCCGAGATCGCCCCCGCCGTGCAGGATGCGGCGCGCAAGGTGAAGATCGACCATCTCCTCGACCGCAAGCCGGGCCAGCTCTCCGGTGGCCAGCAGCAGCGCTGTGCACTCGCGCGCGCCATCGTGCGTAAGGCGCGCCTGTTCCTGCTCGACGAGCCACTATCCAACCTCGATGCCAAGCTTCGGCTCGAAACCCGGGCCGAGCTCAAGAAGCTGCAGCGATCGCTGGGCGTGACCGCCGTCTACGTCACGCACGATCAGGAAGAAGCCATGACGCTTGCGGACCGCATGGCGGTCTTCATGGCGGGTGAAATCCAGCAGGTCGGCACGCCCGCAGAAGTATTCGCCCGTCCAAACTCGATCGACATCGCCGGCTTCATCGGCAATCCCCCCATGAACCTCGTTCCCGCCCGCTATGTGGACGGTGACGTCATCATTGCCGGCCATCGTCTCAAGACCATGACGACGACCGCGGGCGAGCGGGAGGTCGTCGTCGGCCTTCGCCCCGGCGCGCTGCGCATGGCGGACGGCGGACTTGGCGCCCGCGTCGATCTCATCGAGGATCTCGGCGATACCGCCGTGCTCGATCTCGACTGCGCCGGCACGATGATCCGCATGCGCGTCAGCGACGGCAACGTTCCCGGCGAAGGCGACACGATCTCCATTGCGGCCAAGCCGCAAGACATTCACCTCTTCGATCCAACGACCCGCATGCGGCTGTGA
- a CDS encoding carbohydrate ABC transporter permease, with product MTAKRLRVAALLAISFVFLLAWAFPIIWSVLNSLKTDSDVLAYPPKLVFSPTLDAYRDVLFGSGSILPNLVSSIIISVGTTVVTMLMAVPAAYALARLRFRGKKFAGFYVLATQMLPPVGIIIPYFLVLRNIGWIDTYQGIILIYLSFSLPFAIWLLVSYFEDVPFEMEEAAYLDGASRLRTLWRIIIPQVRGGIAVTVVFVFLNAWNEFLFAVVLSGNTVRPVTVAMFNFVSVEQTLWAKLAAVSVLAMLPVVVLGVVAQKHIVKGLTVGAVKGGGRR from the coding sequence ATGACCGCAAAGCGCCTCCGCGTCGCGGCCCTGCTCGCCATTTCTTTTGTCTTCCTGCTGGCGTGGGCGTTCCCGATCATCTGGAGCGTTCTGAACTCGCTCAAGACCGATTCCGACGTGCTCGCCTACCCGCCCAAGCTCGTTTTCTCACCGACGCTGGATGCCTATCGCGACGTGCTGTTCGGCTCGGGATCGATCCTCCCGAACCTCGTTTCCAGCATCATCATCTCGGTGGGCACCACGGTTGTCACCATGCTGATGGCGGTCCCGGCAGCCTATGCGCTGGCGCGGCTGCGGTTTCGCGGCAAGAAGTTCGCCGGCTTCTACGTGCTGGCGACGCAGATGCTGCCGCCGGTCGGCATCATCATCCCCTACTTCCTGGTGCTGCGAAACATCGGCTGGATCGACACCTATCAGGGCATCATCCTGATCTATCTGTCATTCTCGCTGCCCTTCGCGATCTGGCTGCTCGTCTCCTATTTCGAGGACGTTCCCTTCGAGATGGAGGAGGCCGCCTATCTCGACGGCGCCAGCCGGCTCCGGACCTTGTGGCGCATCATCATTCCCCAGGTTCGTGGCGGCATCGCCGTGACGGTCGTGTTCGTGTTCCTCAACGCCTGGAACGAATTCCTGTTCGCGGTTGTCCTCAGCGGCAACACCGTGCGTCCGGTCACGGTCGCCATGTTCAATTTCGTCTCCGTCGAGCAGACGCTGTGGGCCAAGCTCGCGGCGGTCTCGGTCCTCGCCATGCTGCCTGTCGTCGTACTCGGCGTGGTCGCGCAGAAGCACATCGTGAAGGGCTTGACGGTGGGTGCAGTCAAAGGCGGAGGGCGCCGATGA
- a CDS encoding sugar ABC transporter permease produces MASSAVTSAEIGSDAPRSDFGRVLAQRERRFAAALLAPAFLALLATTTFPLIFLIWTSAFRMDLAMPFTNGFVGFENYQVLLSDERFWSSLLVSLIYTGSTVALQVVIGLALALLVMDMKRGQGWFRVIAILPVVLSPAVVGMIWRTFMLAPEFGIVDFLAINAGLGGKNWLGDPLLAMVSVIVIHTWQWTPFAFMVLLASLASLPEDIYEAARLDRATAWQRFRRITLPLLRPAIVMVVIMRTMVALTAFAAIFTVTAGGPGTATEILNLYAYRKSFTELSIGYGSALAVALLIVTIIISGVLFAMRRAK; encoded by the coding sequence ATGGCGTCGTCGGCGGTGACATCGGCCGAAATCGGCAGCGACGCGCCTCGCAGCGATTTCGGCCGCGTCTTGGCGCAGCGTGAGCGCCGGTTCGCAGCAGCGTTGCTTGCACCGGCGTTTCTCGCGCTTCTCGCCACGACGACGTTTCCGCTGATCTTCCTAATCTGGACCAGTGCATTCCGGATGGACCTCGCGATGCCGTTCACGAACGGCTTCGTCGGGTTCGAGAACTACCAGGTGCTGCTCTCCGACGAACGCTTCTGGTCCTCGCTGCTGGTGAGCCTCATCTATACCGGCTCGACCGTCGCGCTCCAGGTCGTCATCGGGCTGGCGCTTGCGCTTCTGGTCATGGACATGAAGCGTGGCCAGGGATGGTTCAGGGTCATTGCCATCCTCCCGGTGGTGCTGTCGCCGGCGGTCGTCGGCATGATCTGGCGAACCTTCATGCTGGCGCCGGAATTCGGCATCGTCGATTTTCTCGCGATCAACGCGGGCCTCGGCGGCAAGAACTGGCTGGGCGATCCCCTGCTCGCGATGGTTTCGGTGATCGTGATCCATACCTGGCAGTGGACACCTTTCGCGTTCATGGTGCTGCTGGCATCGCTTGCCTCGCTTCCGGAAGACATCTACGAGGCCGCACGTCTCGATCGGGCGACGGCCTGGCAGCGCTTTCGCCGCATCACCCTGCCGCTGCTGCGGCCGGCGATCGTGATGGTCGTCATCATGCGGACAATGGTCGCGCTGACTGCGTTCGCGGCGATCTTCACCGTCACGGCCGGCGGCCCCGGCACCGCGACCGAGATCCTCAATCTCTATGCCTATCGAAAATCCTTTACCGAGCTGTCCATCGGCTATGGCTCGGCGCTCGCGGTCGCGCTGCTCATCGTGACCATCATCATATCCGGCGTCCTGTTTGCGATGCGGAGGGCGAAATGA
- a CDS encoding sugar ABC transporter substrate-binding protein has protein sequence MTSFKPTRRTLLKTGTAAAALATFGPAVLRRAAAQDADLAPYKSASIDWQQASGETITVAVIPASYFENLIALAPQFKALSGIDVRFEKIPPAQIRQKSVIDLTSKTGTYATHAADPMYYALYAANKWVEPLDAYLSDKSLTDSSWFKFDDIIPAWRSANGIDGKLYGMPYDGEVTIQVYRKDLYDARGLKPADTLEAYMSNAAALNTPNDRVWGAALRGVAGAGQNMYIYPSIFREFGGDWMKGGKLTVNGPEAEAALAWYVDIMRKYAPTAAANWNWPDIADAFSQGTVASYIDAHSSASVINNAEKSKVIGKIAYARWPKGPSGKRTTSIWNWGFPINAALPEKRRKATWLFIQWAASAETQARTAHRFAGLTKRSGVNRTSIWRDPDYIKLMNGFGENFVEAAMQALQDDTDVDWRPRVPQWPAIGDTMATAIQSALSGQATVKAALDDAQRRIEPMMRG, from the coding sequence ATGACGTCATTCAAGCCGACACGACGAACGCTACTCAAAACCGGAACCGCGGCTGCGGCTCTGGCGACGTTTGGGCCCGCCGTTCTCCGGCGCGCCGCCGCGCAGGACGCCGACCTCGCTCCATACAAATCCGCATCGATCGATTGGCAGCAGGCCTCCGGCGAGACCATCACGGTCGCGGTTATACCGGCGAGCTATTTCGAGAACCTGATCGCGCTGGCGCCCCAATTCAAGGCGCTGTCCGGCATCGACGTCCGCTTCGAGAAGATTCCGCCGGCACAGATCCGGCAGAAGAGCGTGATCGACCTGACATCGAAGACCGGCACCTACGCGACCCATGCTGCGGACCCGATGTACTATGCACTCTACGCCGCGAACAAATGGGTCGAACCGCTCGATGCATATCTGAGCGACAAATCGCTGACGGATTCGTCGTGGTTCAAGTTCGACGACATCATTCCGGCCTGGCGGAGTGCCAACGGCATCGACGGCAAGCTCTACGGAATGCCCTATGACGGCGAGGTTACCATTCAGGTCTATCGCAAGGACCTCTACGACGCCAGGGGCCTGAAGCCGGCCGACACCCTCGAAGCCTACATGTCCAACGCGGCGGCGTTGAACACGCCCAATGACCGTGTCTGGGGCGCCGCTCTGCGCGGCGTCGCCGGTGCCGGCCAGAACATGTACATCTATCCGTCGATCTTCCGTGAATTCGGTGGCGACTGGATGAAGGGCGGCAAGCTCACCGTCAACGGTCCAGAGGCCGAGGCGGCACTGGCCTGGTATGTCGACATCATGCGGAAATACGCGCCGACTGCCGCCGCGAACTGGAACTGGCCGGACATCGCCGACGCCTTCTCGCAAGGAACGGTCGCAAGCTACATCGACGCCCACTCGTCGGCATCCGTCATCAACAATGCCGAGAAGTCCAAGGTGATCGGCAAAATCGCCTATGCGCGCTGGCCTAAGGGCCCCTCCGGAAAGCGCACCACCTCGATCTGGAACTGGGGCTTTCCGATCAACGCCGCGCTGCCGGAGAAGAGAAGGAAGGCGACCTGGCTGTTCATTCAGTGGGCCGCGAGCGCCGAAACGCAGGCGCGCACGGCGCATCGCTTCGCCGGACTGACCAAGCGTTCCGGTGTCAACCGGACCTCGATCTGGCGTGACCCCGATTACATCAAGCTCATGAACGGCTTTGGCGAAAACTTCGTCGAGGCCGCCATGCAAGCGCTGCAGGATGACACCGACGTCGATTGGCGTCCGCGAGTGCCGCAGTGGCCGGCGATCGGCGACACGATGGCGACCGCGATCCAGTCGGCCCTGTCCGGCCAGGCCACGGTCAAGGCCGCTCTCGACGATGCGCAGCGCCGCATCGAGCCCATGATGCGCGGCTGA